Proteins from one Roseovarius nanhaiticus genomic window:
- a CDS encoding TetR/AcrR family transcriptional regulator, which translates to MEHQTTTKTRAAPGRPRLFKEEQALGAIMQLFWEHGYEGTGLSDIIRATGLGKASLYATFGNKHSMYMRALAAFEANMVDAGAEMLRNDEAPALERVAAFLDAPIAAVRDHGDAKGCFLCNASADRAALDSETAAIVQRCYSKLAAALQRTLSEIVGDDAAPDRAQMLLAVYAGLRVMSRSGVPISALEAARDDALSGLPGGNARR; encoded by the coding sequence ATGGAGCATCAGACAACCACCAAAACCCGCGCCGCGCCCGGCCGACCGCGATTGTTCAAGGAGGAGCAGGCGCTTGGCGCCATCATGCAGTTGTTCTGGGAGCATGGTTATGAAGGGACGGGCCTGAGTGACATTATTCGCGCGACAGGTCTGGGCAAAGCCAGCCTTTATGCCACGTTCGGCAATAAGCATTCGATGTACATGCGCGCCCTTGCGGCGTTCGAGGCCAACATGGTGGATGCGGGCGCCGAGATGCTGCGCAATGACGAAGCGCCAGCACTCGAGCGGGTCGCGGCCTTTCTTGACGCACCCATCGCTGCGGTGCGCGATCACGGCGATGCCAAGGGCTGTTTTTTGTGCAACGCCTCGGCGGATCGGGCCGCGTTGGATTCGGAAACCGCCGCCATCGTGCAGCGCTGCTATTCCAAGCTGGCCGCCGCGCTGCAGCGCACCTTAAGCGAGATTGTCGGTGACGATGCGGCGCCCGACCGGGCGCAGATGCTGCTGGCGGTCTATGCGGGTCTGCGTGTCATGTCGCGCAGCGGCGTGCCCATTTCGGCATTGGAGGCCGCGCGCGACGATGCGCTGTCCGGCCTGCCGGGCGGTAACGCGCGTCGCTAG
- a CDS encoding dihydrolipoyl dehydrogenase yields the protein MSTYDVDVAILGAGTAGMAAYRAAAKHTDSIALLDGGPLGTTCARVGCMPSKLLIAAANKAHAAQDTARFGIHLDPPHIDGAAVMQRVRDERDRFVGFVLDAVDDFPDRHVIREHAVFEDDHTLRLTSGRKLTARAIVIATGSHPMIAGPIKGAGDRLYTNDGIFDWQDLPESAAVFGAGIIGLELGQALHRLGVRTRLFGRNHAVGPISDPEVRARAGEIFEAEFSAHWHADSEVTQDGDGVIVRWSDASDEDAPWHEERFDCVVAATGRAPNVAKLGLDQTSLPLDQNGVPIFDRLSMRIGDSHIFMAGDCGDDLPLLHEASDEGTMAGENAALLPASYRKQRRTPLSIVFSDPQIALIGATHAELTESACNFAVGSVEFEDQGRSRTMGLGGGLLRIYAELDTGRVLGAEMAGPDAEHIGHLLAWAIEENATVDRMLSYPFYHPTLEEGLRTALRNTAAALSMGPKPPLRSIDCGPGA from the coding sequence ATGAGCACTTACGACGTCGATGTCGCCATACTGGGCGCAGGCACCGCAGGCATGGCTGCCTATCGCGCCGCTGCCAAGCATACGGATAGCATTGCGCTGCTGGATGGCGGGCCGCTTGGCACCACGTGCGCGCGGGTCGGTTGCATGCCGTCCAAGCTGCTGATCGCGGCGGCAAACAAGGCCCATGCGGCGCAGGATACTGCGCGATTCGGCATCCATCTGGACCCGCCACATATCGACGGCGCAGCGGTGATGCAGCGCGTGCGCGACGAGCGGGACCGCTTTGTCGGCTTTGTGCTGGACGCGGTCGATGATTTTCCCGACCGGCACGTGATCCGCGAGCATGCGGTTTTTGAGGATGACCACACGTTGCGCCTCACATCTGGCCGCAAGCTGACCGCGCGTGCCATCGTTATCGCCACCGGCTCGCATCCCATGATTGCGGGCCCCATCAAGGGCGCGGGCGACCGCCTTTATACCAATGACGGAATTTTTGATTGGCAGGATTTGCCCGAGTCCGCCGCGGTCTTTGGCGCCGGCATAATTGGCCTTGAGCTGGGCCAGGCGCTGCACCGGCTGGGCGTGCGGACGCGTCTTTTCGGGCGCAACCACGCCGTCGGCCCGATCTCGGACCCCGAGGTGCGCGCCCGCGCGGGCGAGATCTTTGAGGCGGAGTTTTCCGCGCATTGGCACGCTGACAGCGAGGTGACGCAGGATGGGGACGGCGTCATCGTGCGGTGGTCCGACGCCTCGGACGAGGATGCGCCGTGGCACGAGGAGCGTTTCGATTGCGTCGTTGCCGCAACGGGCCGCGCGCCGAATGTCGCAAAGCTGGGCCTCGATCAAACCAGCCTGCCTCTGGACCAGAACGGCGTGCCGATCTTCGACAGACTGTCGATGCGGATTGGCGATAGCCATATCTTCATGGCCGGGGATTGCGGCGATGATTTGCCGCTTCTGCACGAAGCATCCGACGAGGGCACCATGGCCGGCGAGAACGCGGCCCTGTTGCCCGCATCCTACCGCAAGCAGCGGCGCACACCGCTCAGCATCGTCTTCAGCGATCCGCAGATCGCCCTTATCGGCGCCACCCACGCCGAGCTAACGGAGAGCGCGTGCAACTTTGCCGTCGGATCTGTGGAGTTCGAGGATCAGGGGCGCTCGCGCACGATGGGGCTTGGTGGCGGTCTGCTGCGCATCTATGCCGAGCTTGATACGGGCCGGGTTCTTGGGGCTGAAATGGCTGGTCCCGATGCCGAGCATATCGGCCACCTGCTGGCCTGGGCCATCGAAGAGAATGCGACGGTGGATCGGATGCTGTCCTACCCGTTCTATCACCCGACGCTGGAGGAAGGCTTGCGCACCGCGCTGCGCAACACCGCCGCCGCGCTCAGCATGGGGCCAAAGCCGCCTCTGCGCAGCATAGATTGCGGGCCCGGCGCGTGA
- a CDS encoding DUF4112 domain-containing protein, which produces MRRPDELAGDTSPQSADPNRPQTAVLRDLERIDTVARLMDAQFRLPLVGTRIGLDGLIGLVPGIGDVAVMLPPLWMIQRGWQHGARRRTLVRMTMNSGIDLVIGAIPLVGDLFDIGYKANLRNATLLRGDLTRASSAD; this is translated from the coding sequence GTGCGTCGTCCTGACGAGTTGGCGGGCGATACAAGCCCGCAGTCAGCGGATCCCAACCGCCCCCAAACTGCAGTTCTGCGGGATCTTGAGCGTATCGACACCGTCGCACGCCTGATGGATGCACAATTCCGCTTACCGCTGGTCGGCACGCGGATCGGTCTGGACGGATTGATCGGCCTTGTGCCGGGCATTGGTGACGTCGCTGTCATGCTGCCGCCGCTCTGGATGATCCAGCGCGGCTGGCAGCATGGCGCGCGTCGCCGGACATTGGTGCGAATGACCATGAACAGCGGGATTGACCTTGTGATTGGCGCAATCCCTCTGGTAGGCGACCTGTTCGATATCGGCTACAAGGCGAACTTGCGTAACGCCACCCTACTGCGAGGCGATTTGACGAGAGCGAGTTCAGCGGACTGA
- a CDS encoding phospholipase D-like domain-containing protein: MSRSADITDTTDTLKVLLTAQEVYPAMERAFLSAEQEISAGYRVFDLATKLRSDEGLAIGEDWFDLIVHVLRKGVRMKFVISDFDAVLAPKLHFNSWKTRRAFVAAREVAGKGAQLVVTNAAHSAKVGILPRIFLWPRLIKEVNKVAAKLNDMTSDQAARRLECSPGVRPLLRRTPDGTYTAKRWPIPSLIPGTHHQKICVIDRQTAFVGGLDLNERRYDDKNHDRERSETWQDVQLRCTGPVAKDVHSHLEEFLDVVAGTRAPTAEGRLLRTLSRRRKTDWPFLGPKPLVHTIADDHHRLVQRARGLIYLETQFLRDRPLCNRLAEAAAKNPSLKLIIVVPGAPEEVAFDGQTGSDVKFGEYLQATCVDILRKSFGARMTICSPVRPKSLDTGERDTLWGSPIIYVHSKVSIFDCDRAIVSSANLNGRSMLWDTEAGVLLNDQSEVESLRDRIFRHWLGADAGPEFYAADSAVELWAERARRNAEVAPEKRRGFLVPYDVEPARKFGRRLPGIPDAMV; the protein is encoded by the coding sequence GTGAGCCGTTCCGCCGATATTACAGACACTACCGATACACTGAAAGTGCTCCTGACAGCGCAAGAGGTCTATCCAGCGATGGAGCGCGCCTTTTTGTCCGCCGAGCAGGAGATCTCGGCAGGCTACCGGGTCTTTGATCTGGCAACGAAACTGCGAAGTGATGAAGGCCTCGCCATTGGCGAGGATTGGTTCGACCTGATCGTTCATGTGCTGCGCAAGGGCGTGCGTATGAAATTCGTCATTTCGGATTTTGACGCCGTCCTCGCACCCAAACTGCATTTCAATTCGTGGAAGACGCGCCGCGCTTTTGTTGCCGCGCGCGAGGTGGCGGGCAAGGGCGCACAGCTGGTCGTGACCAATGCGGCCCACTCGGCCAAAGTTGGCATCCTGCCGCGCATCTTCCTGTGGCCGCGCCTCATCAAGGAGGTGAACAAGGTCGCCGCCAAGTTGAACGACATGACATCCGATCAGGCGGCACGTCGGCTGGAATGCAGTCCGGGCGTTCGCCCGCTTCTGCGCCGGACGCCAGATGGCACCTACACAGCCAAGCGTTGGCCCATCCCGTCGCTCATTCCCGGCACGCACCATCAGAAAATCTGCGTGATCGACCGGCAGACTGCTTTTGTCGGCGGCCTCGACCTGAACGAGCGGCGCTATGACGACAAAAACCACGATCGCGAGCGATCGGAGACGTGGCAGGACGTACAACTGCGCTGCACCGGACCGGTGGCCAAGGATGTACATAGCCATCTGGAGGAGTTTCTGGACGTCGTCGCAGGCACCCGCGCGCCCACTGCCGAAGGCCGACTGCTGCGCACCTTGTCGCGGCGCCGCAAGACAGATTGGCCCTTCCTCGGGCCAAAGCCGCTGGTGCATACAATCGCCGACGATCATCACCGGCTGGTGCAGCGCGCCCGCGGTTTGATCTATCTCGAAACGCAGTTCCTGCGGGATCGGCCCCTTTGCAACCGACTGGCCGAGGCGGCCGCGAAAAATCCGTCGCTTAAGCTGATCATCGTCGTGCCAGGCGCACCCGAGGAAGTGGCCTTTGACGGACAGACAGGCTCTGACGTGAAATTCGGCGAATACCTGCAGGCGACATGCGTCGACATCCTGCGCAAATCGTTCGGCGCGCGCATGACGATCTGCTCGCCCGTACGACCCAAATCTCTGGATACAGGGGAGCGCGACACGCTTTGGGGATCGCCCATCATCTATGTCCATTCCAAGGTGTCGATCTTCGATTGCGACCGCGCCATCGTGTCGTCGGCCAATCTCAACGGGCGCTCGATGCTGTGGGATACCGAGGCGGGCGTCCTGCTGAACGATCAGTCCGAGGTCGAAAGCCTGCGGGACCGCATCTTTCGCCATTGGCTGGGCGCGGATGCGGGGCCCGAATTCTATGCCGCCGACAGCGCAGTCGAGCTGTGGGCCGAGCGTGCACGGCGCAACGCCGAGGTTGCGCCCGAAAAGCGGCGCGGCTTTCTCGTGCCCTATGATGTAGAGCCTGCGCGCAAATTCGGCCGCCGCCTGCCGGGGATTCCTGACGCGATGGTCTGA
- a CDS encoding YqaE/Pmp3 family membrane protein, which yields MDLIRIVLAILLPPLGVFLQVGLGKHFWINVLLTLLGYVPGIAHAVYIIGSRGPGRASS from the coding sequence ATGGACCTCATTCGCATCGTGTTGGCCATCCTGCTGCCACCCTTGGGCGTTTTCCTGCAAGTGGGGTTGGGAAAGCACTTCTGGATCAATGTCCTGCTGACGCTCTTGGGCTACGTGCCGGGGATCGCCCATGCCGTATATATCATCGGATCAAGGGGACCGGGCCGTGCGTCGTCCTGA
- a CDS encoding PRC-barrel domain-containing protein: MKRFMMTTALVMATATPAAVLADNHDAAASMFEAQSPAGETMDMKASNLIGHRLYMPEEGTDMGAMGEITDAPDNWVMAGEIDDVVIGKDGKVQDVLVDAGGFLGMGETERRVALDSIRFQPDADDEGEYFAIYTGDRKMLEETESYDEDASNEMGETLGTASWEGYGMNDGAEMQTVSFDSMTTEDLLGTTVYGGNDEWVGEISELALGDDGNVSAVILDVGGFLGIGERAVSMPMDKVELRRMGDEGDISAYVSATEEELMNMEEWTESES; this comes from the coding sequence ATGAAACGCTTTATGATGACCACCGCCCTCGTTATGGCAACTGCAACACCCGCCGCCGTTCTGGCCGACAACCACGACGCCGCAGCGTCGATGTTCGAGGCTCAGTCGCCCGCCGGTGAAACCATGGACATGAAGGCGTCCAACCTGATCGGACACCGCCTCTACATGCCCGAAGAAGGCACCGACATGGGCGCCATGGGCGAGATCACCGATGCACCCGACAACTGGGTCATGGCCGGTGAGATCGACGACGTCGTGATCGGCAAGGACGGCAAGGTTCAGGATGTGCTGGTCGATGCTGGCGGCTTCCTGGGTATGGGCGAGACAGAGCGCCGCGTGGCACTCGACTCCATCCGCTTCCAGCCGGATGCCGACGATGAGGGCGAATACTTTGCCATCTACACCGGCGACCGCAAGATGCTGGAAGAGACCGAAAGCTATGATGAGGACGCCTCGAACGAGATGGGCGAAACTCTCGGCACGGCGAGCTGGGAAGGCTATGGCATGAACGACGGTGCAGAGATGCAAACCGTCAGCTTCGACAGCATGACCACCGAAGATCTGCTGGGTACGACCGTTTATGGCGGTAATGACGAGTGGGTCGGCGAAATCAGCGAACTGGCGCTGGGCGATGACGGCAATGTGTCGGCCGTGATCCTCGACGTCGGCGGCTTCCTCGGAATTGGCGAGCGTGCGGTGTCCATGCCGATGGACAAGGTTGAGTTGCGCCGCATGGGCGACGAGGGCGATATCAGCGCCTATGTCAGTGCCACCGAAGAAGAGCTGATGAACATGGAAGAGTGGACCGAGAGCGAGTCGTAA
- a CDS encoding HdeD family acid-resistance protein: MTETNHDAAGQKETAFVAGKEAAHNKWILLIIGIVTLIGGTLAIAMPLIASVTAVFFAAWILIASGVVGIVAALRRRHGWHMLAAALSGALSVLIGLLILAQPMIGLITITALIIAFFAASGALRLYYGVRMWRQGDGGGWLIAGGLLALVLAAMLLAGLPLSAAWVPGVLLGIDLVMWGIILIAVGTQSAKLAAAREAAAL; encoded by the coding sequence ATGACCGAAACCAATCACGATGCTGCGGGCCAAAAAGAGACCGCGTTCGTTGCGGGCAAGGAAGCTGCGCACAACAAATGGATCCTACTCATCATTGGGATCGTAACGCTGATCGGCGGCACGCTGGCCATCGCCATGCCGCTGATCGCCTCCGTGACGGCTGTATTTTTTGCTGCTTGGATTTTGATCGCGTCGGGCGTGGTCGGCATCGTTGCGGCGCTGCGCCGGCGGCACGGCTGGCACATGCTGGCCGCCGCGCTGAGTGGCGCGCTCTCGGTGTTGATCGGGCTTTTGATCCTGGCGCAGCCGATGATCGGCCTTATCACGATCACTGCGCTTATCATCGCCTTTTTCGCCGCCAGTGGTGCGCTGCGCCTCTATTACGGCGTGCGTATGTGGCGGCAAGGCGACGGTGGCGGCTGGCTGATCGCGGGCGGGCTTTTGGCGCTTGTTCTGGCGGCAATGTTGCTGGCCGGTTTGCCGCTGAGCGCGGCCTGGGTGCCGGGTGTCCTTTTGGGCATCGATCTGGTGATGTGGGGGATCATCTTGATCGCGGTCGGCACGCAAAGCGCCAAGCTGGCGGCGGCGCGCGAGGCTGCAGCACTTTGA
- a CDS encoding DegQ family serine endoprotease, which produces MTQLSRLNGKPRLMIGAATAIGLALTVPMAGIAQQDAPTSANSAAAPIAGAPITFSDIVKEKLPAVVGIVSTVEAPAAQRGAQPQLPPGLGDLFGAPQGPRAPQGPAQAQGSGFIITGDGYVVTNNHVIEGATGIEVVLEDERRFDAELIGTDPATDIALLKIESEEDLPHVEWGSSDDLEIGDWTVAIGNPFGLGGTVTAGILSARSRNINAGPYDDFLQTDAAINRGNSGGPLFNVDGDVVGVNTAIVSPSGGSVGIGFAVPSAVAERIVADLRDDGMVERGWLGVGIQPVTEDIAEALGLEGAEGTLVSSVTRGSPAEEAGLVPGDVILSLGGTPIDGPRALSLAVADLEVGSDATLSILRDGETKELTVAIGMHPTQSSPDASTAEPAADDTPQLGVSIAPLDAALRARLSLPEELSGLAVTGIEPGSAAAEAGLQPGDVITAASGDDIADVEALRSAVAKAAEAETPLLLRVYRGGNYTFVAAKLTQDAS; this is translated from the coding sequence ATGACACAACTTTCCCGGCTCAACGGAAAACCGCGCCTGATGATCGGCGCAGCCACCGCCATCGGCCTGGCCTTGACGGTCCCGATGGCCGGCATCGCACAGCAGGACGCACCGACCAGCGCAAACAGCGCCGCCGCGCCCATCGCGGGCGCGCCAATCACCTTCTCGGACATCGTCAAAGAGAAGCTGCCCGCCGTCGTCGGCATCGTCAGCACAGTCGAGGCGCCCGCCGCGCAGCGCGGCGCGCAGCCGCAACTGCCCCCTGGCCTCGGTGATCTTTTTGGTGCACCCCAAGGCCCGCGCGCCCCGCAAGGTCCGGCGCAGGCGCAAGGCTCGGGCTTCATCATCACCGGTGACGGCTATGTCGTGACCAATAACCACGTGATCGAGGGCGCGACCGGCATCGAAGTCGTATTGGAGGACGAGCGCCGCTTTGACGCGGAGCTGATCGGAACCGACCCCGCGACCGATATCGCGCTTCTCAAGATCGAGAGCGAAGAGGATCTGCCGCATGTCGAATGGGGCTCGTCCGACGATCTGGAAATCGGGGACTGGACCGTGGCCATCGGCAATCCCTTTGGCCTCGGCGGCACCGTGACGGCGGGCATCCTGTCGGCGCGTTCGCGCAATATCAATGCTGGCCCCTATGACGACTTTCTGCAAACCGACGCCGCGATCAACCGGGGCAACTCGGGCGGACCGCTGTTCAACGTCGATGGCGACGTGGTCGGCGTGAACACCGCCATTGTCTCGCCCTCGGGCGGCAGCGTCGGCATCGGCTTTGCCGTGCCCTCGGCGGTGGCAGAACGGATCGTCGCCGATCTGCGCGATGACGGCATGGTCGAGCGTGGCTGGCTGGGCGTCGGCATTCAGCCGGTGACCGAGGATATCGCAGAGGCGCTGGGCCTTGAGGGTGCCGAGGGCACGCTGGTCTCGTCCGTCACGCGCGGCAGCCCCGCCGAGGAAGCGGGCCTTGTGCCCGGTGACGTGATCCTGTCGCTGGGCGGCACGCCTATCGACGGACCGCGCGCACTGTCGCTGGCCGTGGCCGATCTTGAGGTCGGATCAGACGCGACGCTGAGCATCCTGCGCGACGGCGAAACCAAAGAGCTGACCGTGGCCATCGGCATGCACCCGACTCAAAGCTCGCCCGACGCCAGCACGGCCGAGCCTGCGGCGGATGACACCCCGCAACTGGGCGTTTCCATCGCACCGCTTGATGCTGCGCTGCGCGCCCGGCTGAGCCTGCCCGAAGAGCTGAGCGGCCTGGCCGTCACCGGCATCGAACCGGGCAGCGCCGCCGCCGAAGCGGGCCTGCAACCGGGCGACGTGATCACCGCGGCTTCGGGTGACGACATCGCCGACGTCGAGGCGCTACGCAGTGCCGTCGCAAAAGCCGCCGAGGCCGAAACGCCCCTGCTGCTGCGGGTCTATCGCGGCGGAAACTATACCTTCGTCGCCGCCAAGCTGACGCAAGACGCCAGCTGA